A region from the Halosolutus gelatinilyticus genome encodes:
- a CDS encoding M48 family metallopeptidase, with protein MTLTPDRRLQVRIAGALALVVVVNALLLSVLAWSVHHVLSASDRAVSLESGLSIPRLPLVVGAILLGAIGLVAVQARYGTRTVAAGLELEEVDGTADGPRNVVGRVRRLAAQADVPHPTVAVADRDEPGCLTVGTQRSPTIVITAGLLDSLDDRELDAALAHEVAHVANRDLPVVTAVAATVAIGDRLLERERKLRSVLWGLALVAFFTGVGLLVLAIPILLLVILYIILSAVARGLLGVNAIALGLFSKTREYAADRGASRLTGDPAALASALETLEGDGRPTRDARLHATATLGIVPRPLSFDRSAEDGERTWFDRWFVDQFTVETVEDERSDDSSPSGYVDRAVERVKARLRTRLVGPAKAGVRRFLGWRPVTHPTTESRVERLRSLERRR; from the coding sequence GTGACACTGACACCGGACCGACGACTTCAGGTCCGAATCGCCGGCGCGCTCGCGTTGGTCGTGGTCGTCAACGCGCTCCTGCTCTCGGTGCTGGCCTGGAGCGTACACCACGTCCTGTCCGCGAGCGACCGAGCGGTGTCGCTTGAGTCCGGTCTCTCGATACCCCGTCTGCCGCTCGTCGTCGGAGCGATCCTCCTCGGTGCGATCGGTCTCGTCGCTGTGCAAGCGCGCTACGGCACCCGGACGGTCGCCGCCGGCCTCGAACTCGAGGAAGTCGACGGGACGGCCGACGGGCCGCGAAACGTCGTCGGGCGAGTGCGACGGCTGGCGGCGCAGGCGGACGTTCCCCACCCCACCGTTGCCGTCGCCGACCGAGACGAACCGGGCTGTCTGACCGTCGGGACGCAGCGGTCGCCGACGATCGTGATCACCGCGGGGTTGCTCGACTCCCTCGACGACCGCGAACTCGACGCGGCGCTCGCCCACGAGGTCGCTCACGTCGCGAACCGCGACCTCCCGGTCGTCACCGCCGTCGCCGCGACGGTCGCGATCGGCGATCGGTTGCTCGAGCGCGAACGGAAGCTTCGAAGCGTTCTCTGGGGGTTGGCGCTGGTTGCTTTCTTCACCGGCGTCGGTCTCCTCGTTCTCGCAATACCGATCCTGCTGCTCGTGATCCTCTACATCATCCTGAGCGCCGTCGCGCGGGGACTGCTCGGTGTGAACGCGATCGCCCTCGGGCTATTCTCGAAAACCCGCGAGTACGCCGCCGATCGCGGTGCGAGTCGGCTCACCGGCGATCCGGCCGCGCTGGCCAGTGCCCTTGAGACGCTCGAGGGCGACGGCCGCCCGACGCGGGACGCGCGGCTGCACGCGACGGCGACCCTCGGGATCGTCCCTCGGCCGCTGTCGTTCGATCGCTCGGCCGAAGACGGCGAGCGAACCTGGTTCGACCGGTGGTTCGTCGACCAGTTCACCGTGGAGACCGTCGAGGACGAGCGGTCAGACGACTCGAGTCCGTCGGGATACGTAGACCGGGCAGTAGAGCGCGTCAAAGCGCGGCTCCGGACGCGACTCGTCGGCCCGGCGAAGGCGGGCGTCCGGCGGTTCCTCGGCTGGCGACCGGTGACGCATCCGACGACCGAATCGCGAGTCGAGCGCCTGCGGAGCCTCGAGCGGCGTCGATAG
- a CDS encoding class I SAM-dependent methyltransferase: MATERRDRDPDGRSNEVRSDGDRYEAHLERSRRVWDRWSDRYKMSERDFEPIRMAAIDRLALEPGDRVLEIGCGPGVNFERVRSEVGDEGEVIAVDYSPEMVEKARERIGHYDWENVEVRCADAATVAFDEPFDAALATLSMSVMPDAERTAANVYRSLAPGSRFLAFDIGPFQTGPARLANPLVRRFLRWYANWNPDDDVVDSLSTVFDDCAVVERYAAGAGYTVLCEKEPLSTTASRRRDRTSNTSESRSDE, translated from the coding sequence ATGGCGACCGAACGACGAGACCGCGATCCGGACGGCCGGTCGAACGAAGTCCGGTCGGACGGCGACCGGTACGAAGCCCACCTCGAGCGCAGTCGGAGGGTCTGGGACCGCTGGAGCGATCGGTACAAGATGAGTGAGCGGGACTTCGAACCGATCCGCATGGCCGCGATCGATCGACTGGCTCTCGAGCCGGGCGATCGCGTTCTGGAGATCGGTTGCGGACCCGGCGTGAACTTCGAACGGGTCCGAAGCGAGGTCGGCGACGAGGGAGAAGTGATCGCCGTCGACTACAGCCCCGAGATGGTCGAGAAGGCGCGCGAGCGGATCGGGCACTACGACTGGGAGAACGTCGAGGTCCGGTGCGCCGACGCGGCGACGGTCGCGTTCGACGAGCCGTTCGACGCGGCGCTGGCGACGCTCTCGATGAGCGTCATGCCCGACGCGGAGCGGACGGCGGCGAACGTCTACCGATCGCTGGCTCCCGGAAGTCGGTTCCTCGCCTTCGATATCGGGCCGTTTCAGACCGGTCCCGCTCGGCTCGCGAATCCGCTCGTCCGACGGTTCCTGCGGTGGTACGCGAACTGGAATCCCGACGACGACGTCGTCGACTCGCTCTCGACCGTGTTCGACGACTGTGCGGTCGTCGAGCGGTACGCCGCCGGCGCGGGCTACACCGTGCTGTGCGAAAAGGAGCCGCTTTCGACGACCGCGTCTCGGAGGCGCGATCGGACGAGTAACACCTCCGAGAGCCGATCGGACGAGTAG
- a CDS encoding helix-turn-helix domain-containing protein has translation MKSMGIEIGYTSETIPPLHAGLCESPALDRELIVGGQSVDGVETITSFVYGEPEAYESLLYDRDGVLEYDIAPSDDGFFCYLRRKLGPEGLSLLDALAQKTVVVVPPIEVRSDRTIRLTLVGHPEDLAAVMDAVADGIRFDVRWVSDEVTVREPAVSDRQLTALRAAWELGFYEVPREAGIEAVADELGCAVSTASELLRRAEANAVERVLDER, from the coding sequence ATGAAGTCGATGGGAATCGAAATCGGGTACACGAGCGAGACGATTCCGCCGCTCCACGCGGGGCTGTGCGAGTCGCCGGCGCTCGATCGGGAACTCATCGTCGGCGGGCAGTCGGTCGACGGCGTCGAGACGATCACGTCGTTCGTCTACGGAGAACCCGAAGCGTACGAGTCGTTATTGTACGATCGGGACGGGGTACTCGAGTACGACATCGCGCCCTCCGACGACGGCTTCTTCTGCTACCTTCGACGGAAACTCGGCCCTGAGGGCCTGTCGTTGCTGGACGCGCTGGCGCAGAAGACCGTCGTGGTCGTGCCGCCGATCGAGGTTCGATCCGATCGGACGATCCGGCTGACGCTCGTCGGCCATCCCGAAGATCTCGCGGCGGTGATGGACGCGGTCGCCGATGGGATCCGGTTCGACGTGCGCTGGGTGAGCGACGAGGTGACGGTCCGGGAGCCGGCCGTCTCCGATCGACAACTGACGGCGCTCCGAGCTGCGTGGGAGCTCGGCTTCTACGAGGTTCCGCGCGAAGCCGGAATCGAAGCCGTTGCGGACGAACTGGGCTGTGCAGTTTCGACGGCGTCGGAGCTGCTTCGCCGCGCCGAGGCGAACGCCGTGGAACGAGTGCTCGACGAACGGTAA
- a CDS encoding DUF6176 family protein, which translates to MARTRGRRRLRYGLLVGTLGALAGAAYRRRRSRIDRTPTSEAVITERHATAFLADRAVDPTRVDELGTRVSQTLAEADPSELLGVDGASTATLFLDRGGAEPILRWYVELPRSVVDAWNDPDATIDEAFPIAHDALEPMDEPIDRELVVHAVNPSRPRSIAADDSDADPNPDADRESGSLLVAADRDESGVDVELVRTRLESGFPERFADWFAELSRRVVAGDLDLDRVQSWSAEMLDAEEMYTESIFLERGADGYAALQYMEARDMRQVYDAYYATWNPVARLSELLLGRLLEEPSRILQYPFGSDIEPLAHAIAPDRPRRVADCRAAGVDD; encoded by the coding sequence ATGGCACGAACACGCGGCCGACGACGGCTTCGATACGGACTCCTCGTCGGTACCCTCGGCGCCCTCGCCGGCGCCGCGTACCGCCGACGCCGCTCGCGAATCGATCGGACGCCGACGTCCGAGGCGGTCATCACGGAACGCCACGCGACGGCGTTTCTCGCGGATCGAGCCGTCGATCCGACTCGCGTTGACGAACTCGGAACCCGCGTTTCGCAGACCCTCGCCGAAGCCGATCCGAGCGAGTTGCTGGGCGTCGACGGCGCGAGTACGGCGACGCTGTTTCTCGATCGGGGCGGCGCCGAACCGATTCTCCGCTGGTACGTCGAGCTCCCGCGGTCCGTCGTCGACGCGTGGAACGATCCCGATGCGACGATCGACGAGGCGTTCCCGATCGCCCACGACGCCCTCGAACCGATGGACGAACCGATCGATCGGGAACTCGTCGTCCACGCGGTGAACCCGTCCCGACCGCGGTCGATCGCGGCCGACGATTCGGACGCCGACCCGAATCCGGACGCGGACCGGGAGTCGGGATCGCTGCTGGTTGCCGCCGATCGCGACGAGTCGGGCGTCGATGTCGAACTGGTCCGAACGCGACTCGAATCCGGCTTCCCGGAGCGGTTCGCCGACTGGTTCGCCGAGCTGTCCCGGCGCGTCGTCGCTGGCGACCTCGACCTCGATCGCGTCCAGTCCTGGAGCGCCGAGATGCTCGACGCGGAGGAGATGTACACGGAATCGATCTTCCTCGAACGCGGGGCCGACGGCTACGCGGCGCTCCAGTACATGGAAGCGCGCGACATGCGGCAAGTGTACGACGCCTACTACGCTACCTGGAATCCGGTCGCGCGACTCTCGGAACTCCTGCTCGGACGGCTCCTCGAGGAGCCGAGTCGCATCCTCCAGTATCCGTTCGGTTCCGATATCGAACCCCTCGCGCACGCGATCGCACCGGATCGGCCCCGTCGAGTCGCCGACTGCCGGGCGGCGGGCGTCGACGACTGA